A stretch of the Aminipila terrae genome encodes the following:
- a CDS encoding N-acetylmuramoyl-L-alanine amidase — MKKIIVIVAMIITLIALTSGMVYAGTNIAQSDINEGLKFCEAYPVSLALDGQKIAFSQKDVPPVIIKEKTLIPARALFEKMGGKVTWQNDTQTVHVAYDNTEVVLTIGSDKALVNGKTETLDVPALIIDNDGDYYGSTMIPVRFTAEALGCGVAWQDSTRSVLISSPAKVDIPVVDSNTGNNNQNNNTNNNTNSNPNSNITWQFEQLNEAAKGKIVAIDMGHGGHDSGSIGHKGQPDQLNEKDVNLPIGLRLNEYLKSAGVSTYMIRESDVYYTLLERAQKANDAGATIFISVHNNSSETSAAHGTEVLYNSKINADGKSEMDLYGIQSKDIAKNVESEMVQSLGTLERGIKNSPEMAVLNKTTMPAIIVEGAFLSNESELSMMRKDDYADKYALGVAKGIVKSLNEAYK, encoded by the coding sequence ATGAAAAAAATAATAGTTATAGTAGCAATGATAATAACGCTAATTGCATTAACCTCGGGGATGGTTTATGCTGGGACAAATATTGCACAATCAGATATAAATGAGGGACTGAAGTTTTGTGAAGCTTATCCAGTCAGCCTGGCTTTAGACGGACAGAAGATTGCATTTTCACAAAAAGATGTTCCTCCAGTCATAATAAAAGAAAAAACGTTGATACCAGCCAGGGCATTATTTGAAAAAATGGGAGGAAAAGTTACATGGCAGAATGATACCCAGACTGTACATGTTGCATATGATAACACGGAGGTAGTACTTACTATTGGATCAGATAAAGCTTTGGTTAATGGAAAAACAGAAACACTGGATGTTCCTGCACTGATAATTGATAATGACGGTGATTATTATGGAAGTACCATGATACCTGTTCGATTTACAGCCGAGGCTTTGGGTTGTGGGGTTGCGTGGCAGGATTCAACTAGAAGTGTATTAATTTCTTCACCAGCAAAGGTAGATATACCGGTCGTTGATTCAAATACAGGAAATAATAATCAAAATAACAATACAAACAATAACACAAATTCAAATCCTAACTCAAATATAACGTGGCAGTTTGAGCAGCTAAATGAAGCGGCAAAAGGCAAAATAGTTGCTATCGATATGGGACATGGAGGTCATGATAGTGGATCGATTGGTCATAAAGGTCAGCCTGATCAGTTGAACGAGAAGGATGTGAATCTTCCGATTGGACTTAGATTGAATGAATATTTAAAAAGTGCAGGAGTAAGTACATATATGATTCGTGAATCGGATGTTTATTACACTTTATTAGAAAGAGCACAAAAGGCCAATGATGCTGGTGCAACTATATTTATCTCAGTACACAATAATTCAAGCGAGACTTCTGCTGCTCATGGAACAGAAGTATTATATAATAGTAAGATAAATGCTGATGGTAAGAGTGAAATGGATCTTTATGGAATACAAAGCAAAGATATTGCAAAAAATGTAGAAAGTGAAATGGTACAATCCTTAGGGACTTTAGAAAGGGGCATAAAAAACAGCCCTGAAATGGCTGTTCTTAATAAAACTACTATGCCGGCCATAATTGTGGAGGGAGCTTTTCTTTCAAATGAAAGTGAGCTGTCCATGATGAGAAAAGATGACTATGCAGATAAATATGCTCTTGGTGTAGCAAAAGGTATAGTCAAATCTTTAAATGAAGCGTATAAATAG
- a CDS encoding DUF898 family protein, whose protein sequence is MDNVEKSYFDGGLLELLGWTILGILVTVFTLGICYPWALCMYYGWKINHTVIEGRRLKFDGTAVGLFGNWIKWWLLCIITLGIYSFWLGISLEKWKVKHTYFA, encoded by the coding sequence ATGGACAACGTAGAAAAATCTTACTTTGACGGAGGCCTCTTAGAATTATTAGGCTGGACTATCCTGGGTATATTAGTGACTGTATTTACCCTGGGTATTTGCTATCCCTGGGCACTTTGTATGTACTATGGTTGGAAAATCAATCACACTGTCATTGAAGGAAGAAGATTAAAATTTGACGGAACTGCTGTAGGCTTATTTGGAAACTGGATAAAATGGTGGTTGTTATGTATTATAACACTTGGTATATATAGTTTCTGGCTTGGGATATCCCTTGAAAAATGGAAGGTAAAGCATACATATTTTGCTTAA
- a CDS encoding DNA-binding domain-containing protein → MIQAKSISEEKNKVNKKDKGQRLKEIKYLLGILGMLGESGTADIIAVCEERLLNNTTDIKEGISLYCSQKAEDPKMVKQRIRRAVKRGLTNIASMGVEDYYNEIFQNYHYVVFDFESIRAEMDYIRGKRKDGGKTNIEKFIEGLLVFSEVK, encoded by the coding sequence ATGATTCAGGCTAAATCTATTTCCGAGGAAAAAAACAAGGTGAACAAAAAAGATAAAGGGCAAAGGTTAAAAGAAATTAAGTATCTGCTTGGAATCTTAGGAATGCTGGGAGAAAGTGGCACCGCCGATATCATTGCCGTATGTGAAGAAAGACTATTAAATAATACTACAGATATAAAAGAAGGAATCTCTCTCTATTGCAGTCAGAAAGCAGAGGACCCAAAGATGGTAAAGCAGCGAATAAGAAGAGCGGTAAAAAGAGGTCTGACGAATATTGCTTCCATGGGGGTAGAAGATTACTATAATGAAATCTTCCAGAATTATCATTACGTTGTTTTTGACTTTGAAAGTATTCGTGCTGAAATGGATTATATAAGAGGAAAGAGAAAAGATGGCGGAAAGACCAATATAGAAAAGTTTATTGAAGGATTGCTTGTATTTAGTGAAGTTAAATAA
- a CDS encoding sensor histidine kinase, translated as MLQAEKHKGIMNRGGAGKFLHDLLCLKEKKKADQERLYMKKIKRPLLTAVCVSIGSQLYINVLTDGFIIALAVVIFGVCLHIFPELNPIKLSFLTGFCSPVFRCMVLWTTSGNLARSAEVALPDMIFYFIFGFIYYFLYYKNSNKNYTSFWTTLVVCDALSNTAELAFMNGLTYVNPTVIGTLFTIAMVRAVMILTVCLTVDYYKSLLKKEEHELRYKKLMVMASVFDSEVYFMKKGIAEIEDVMKKAYLLYQKMNNEAFPKELHVLTLDIAKDVHEIKKGYIRVIKGLQDNFLTDIKITSLNIRDLINILATDIEDLVKHKNKQIQFVTKVYSNFIVQEHYYLMSILRNIVVNAVDAIPYEKEGTITLELLKLDGQFYDFRITDNGSGIKKDDMDIIFAPGYSTKFDEATGDINRGLGLTLVKDLVEEQFNGSITVESQENIYTRFDILIPVTCFEEN; from the coding sequence ATGTTGCAAGCTGAAAAACATAAAGGTATAATGAATCGTGGTGGGGCTGGAAAGTTCCTCCACGATTTGTTATGTTTAAAAGAAAAGAAAAAAGCAGATCAGGAAAGGCTTTATATGAAAAAGATTAAGAGGCCCTTATTAACTGCAGTGTGCGTATCTATTGGATCGCAATTATATATCAATGTTTTAACGGATGGATTTATCATTGCTCTGGCAGTGGTAATATTTGGGGTTTGTCTTCATATATTCCCTGAACTAAATCCCATCAAGTTGTCATTTTTAACGGGATTTTGTTCTCCGGTTTTCAGGTGTATGGTGCTTTGGACCACATCAGGAAATCTGGCTCGTTCAGCGGAAGTGGCTTTGCCAGATATGATCTTCTATTTTATCTTTGGATTTATCTACTATTTTCTGTATTATAAAAACTCAAATAAAAACTATACTTCATTTTGGACAACTTTAGTGGTTTGTGATGCTCTCTCAAATACTGCGGAATTAGCTTTTATGAATGGGCTAACTTATGTAAATCCGACTGTTATCGGGACCCTGTTTACTATTGCCATGGTCCGGGCGGTGATGATATTAACGGTTTGCCTTACAGTGGATTATTATAAATCCCTGCTGAAAAAAGAAGAACACGAGTTGCGGTATAAAAAGTTAATGGTTATGGCATCTGTTTTCGACAGTGAAGTTTATTTTATGAAGAAAGGCATTGCTGAAATAGAAGATGTTATGAAAAAAGCTTATCTGCTTTATCAGAAAATGAATAATGAAGCTTTTCCAAAAGAACTTCATGTTCTTACTTTAGATATTGCTAAAGATGTACATGAAATAAAAAAGGGCTATATACGGGTAATTAAAGGCCTCCAGGATAATTTTTTAACGGATATAAAAATTACGAGTTTAAACATCAGGGATTTAATTAATATACTTGCTACGGATATAGAAGATTTAGTAAAACATAAAAATAAGCAAATTCAATTTGTTACGAAGGTCTATAGCAACTTTATAGTGCAGGAACATTATTATTTAATGTCTATTCTGAGAAATATTGTTGTTAATGCTGTGGATGCTATTCCCTATGAAAAAGAAGGTACAATTACTTTAGAATTACTTAAATTAGATGGGCAGTTTTACGATTTCAGAATTACTGATAATGGCTCTGGTATAAAGAAAGACGATATGGATATTATTTTTGCTCCAGGATATTCAACCAAGTTTGATGAGGCAACAGGAGATATTAACAGGGGTTTAGGACTGACTTTAGTAAAAGATCTGGTGGAAGAACAGTTTAATGGGAGTATTACGGTGGAATCACAGGAAAACATATATACAAGATTTGATATATTAATTCCTGTAACGTGCTTTGAGGAGAACTAA
- a CDS encoding methyl-accepting chemotaxis protein, translated as MNSIKKKVLAITLVLLLLSLSVVSIIFAALSFNGTLTTVETIMGETAKTAAKNVANKLVSTENIIQELGTISRLTNPDSTLESKQEILNSKIKKFNFIDLTVTDVKGISLQNTDYSGEEYFQKAVKGEVFAGEPEKSSDGNMVMHLAAPLWKDGLYDTEIAGTIIVTLDGKYLSNITNNITVGKSGHCYILDKQGTTIAYTDFESVKAQDNSINDAKSDSSLKDLASLEQRAIKGEECFGTMEFSGIKKIVFYTPVPGTNGWSLGISVAKNEFMKTIYRAVAVSTGISVIALILAGIIMVAFATKLVRPIKEMENVVYEISQGNFDVDITYQSNDEIGKMAESMRSMISSTKEIIDDTARALGEMAQCNFDVYSEVEYVGVYKNIKSAMHNIITELNQTLSNIKISAEQVNLGAEQVASGSQSLAQGSVEQTSSIEKLSESVSLISDQIKQNAQNAESANSQSAKVESELEHSNMQMNKMMDAMGDISGKSTEISKIIKAIEDIAFQTNILALNAAVEAARAGTAGKGFAVVADEVRNLAGKSAEAAKNTTSLIEDTVSAVEDGTSIAAETAEVINTVVQSTKQVVSAITEIARASAEQADSISQITVGLDEISAVVQSNSATAEESAAASEELSGQANLLQDSVRKFKLK; from the coding sequence ATGAATAGCATCAAGAAAAAAGTTTTAGCAATTACTCTAGTTTTGTTATTATTATCGCTGTCTGTTGTCTCAATTATATTTGCAGCATTAAGTTTTAATGGAACACTTACTACAGTTGAAACAATTATGGGAGAAACAGCAAAAACTGCAGCCAAAAATGTAGCGAATAAATTAGTCTCTACAGAAAACATTATCCAGGAATTAGGTACGATTAGTAGATTGACCAATCCGGATAGCACCCTTGAAAGCAAACAGGAAATACTAAACAGTAAAATTAAAAAGTTTAATTTTATTGATTTAACCGTAACGGATGTAAAGGGAATCTCTCTTCAAAATACTGATTATTCAGGTGAAGAATATTTCCAGAAAGCCGTAAAAGGAGAAGTCTTTGCTGGTGAACCAGAGAAGAGTTCTGATGGAAATATGGTCATGCATCTGGCGGCGCCTCTATGGAAAGATGGATTATATGATACTGAAATCGCAGGAACCATTATTGTTACACTGGATGGAAAGTATCTGTCAAATATTACAAACAATATAACCGTTGGTAAATCGGGTCACTGTTATATACTAGACAAACAGGGCACAACGATTGCATATACAGATTTTGAAAGTGTAAAAGCTCAGGACAATAGTATAAATGATGCTAAAAGCGATTCATCACTAAAGGATCTGGCCAGCCTTGAACAGCGTGCCATAAAAGGTGAGGAGTGCTTTGGAACCATGGAATTTAGTGGGATTAAAAAAATAGTATTCTATACACCAGTACCTGGTACAAATGGATGGTCATTGGGTATCTCTGTTGCAAAAAATGAATTCATGAAAACTATTTATAGGGCGGTTGCTGTCAGTACGGGCATTTCAGTGATTGCGTTGATTTTAGCAGGAATTATCATGGTTGCATTTGCAACAAAGCTTGTAAGACCAATAAAAGAAATGGAAAACGTTGTTTATGAAATATCCCAGGGCAACTTTGATGTGGACATAACTTATCAATCCAATGATGAAATCGGCAAGATGGCTGAGAGCATGAGGAGCATGATATCGTCTACAAAAGAGATTATTGATGACACCGCAAGAGCTCTTGGGGAAATGGCACAGTGCAATTTTGATGTATATTCAGAGGTAGAGTATGTGGGTGTATATAAGAACATAAAATCTGCTATGCATAACATTATAACTGAATTAAATCAAACGCTTAGTAACATCAAAATATCTGCAGAGCAGGTTAATTTAGGGGCAGAGCAGGTGGCTTCAGGATCACAGTCTCTGGCTCAGGGTTCAGTAGAACAGACCAGTTCTATTGAGAAACTGTCGGAATCCGTAAGTCTGATTTCTGACCAGATAAAGCAAAATGCTCAAAATGCAGAAAGTGCCAATAGTCAGTCAGCGAAAGTAGAATCTGAATTAGAACACAGTAACATGCAGATGAATAAAATGATGGATGCAATGGGTGATATTTCCGGCAAATCAACGGAAATCAGCAAGATTATTAAGGCAATCGAAGATATTGCATTTCAGACAAACATCCTGGCGTTAAATGCTGCTGTAGAAGCGGCAAGAGCTGGTACAGCGGGTAAAGGGTTCGCTGTGGTGGCAGATGAAGTAAGAAATCTTGCTGGAAAATCTGCAGAAGCTGCGAAAAATACAACTTCTTTGATAGAGGACACCGTTAGTGCAGTTGAAGATGGAACCAGTATCGCAGCGGAGACTGCAGAGGTGATAAATACAGTTGTTCAAAGCACCAAGCAGGTTGTTTCGGCTATAACTGAAATAGCCAGAGCTTCTGCGGAGCAGGCAGATTCCATTTCACAGATAACCGTGGGATTAGATGAGATTTCTGCTGTAGTTCAGTCCAATTCTGCAACGGCAGAAGAAAGTGCGGCAGCAAGTGAAGAATTATCAGGGCAGGCTAACCTGCTTCAAGATTCAGTAAGAAAATTTAAACTTAAATAA
- a CDS encoding LysO family transporter has translation MALAGYFVGARFTDKEKSYNWINKITMGSLIILIFTMGARIGSDKRVISSLQTIGIKAAVITVFAFAGSITACFIVRKIFRIDRKGVKIDD, from the coding sequence ATGGCATTGGCAGGTTATTTTGTTGGTGCCAGATTTACTGATAAGGAAAAAAGCTATAACTGGATTAATAAAATTACCATGGGGAGTCTTATCATTTTAATCTTTACCATGGGGGCAAGAATTGGTTCAGATAAAAGGGTTATCAGTTCTCTTCAGACTATTGGAATTAAGGCAGCTGTAATTACTGTTTTTGCATTTGCAGGAAGTATTACAGCCTGTTTTATTGTAAGGAAGATATTCCGTATTGACAGAAAGGGTGTTAAAATAGATGACTAA
- a CDS encoding amino acid permease: MSEEKEGLKRSLKARHLNMIAIGGAIGTGLFVASGASISTAGPGGALVAYALIGVMVYFLMTSLGEMATLMPVSGSFETYATRFVDPALGFALGWNYWYNWAITVACELVAGALVMKFWFPDVPGVIWSALFLVLLFALNFTSAKMYGEAEFWFAGIKVVTIFIFLAVGVLMIFGIMGGHNTGFQNWTIEDAPFSGGFATIFSIAMVAGFSFQGTELVGIAAGESENPEKNVPKAINTVFWRILIFYIGALTIIGFVLPYTDPNLLKAGTDNIAMSPFTLIFERAGLGIAAAVMNAVILTSVLSCGNSGLYASSRMLYAMAQEGKAPAFLKKVSKSGVPVNCLYFTTAISLIAFLGYLVGENTVYLWLVNASGMAGFIAWLGIAISHYRFRKAYLLQGGDLKDLKYRSKLFPLGPIIALVLCTIVIVGQDYQDIIKGNFLGALPIYIGLIVFLVFYVGYKVVKKTKVVDLAHADFSVDYHHEEK; the protein is encoded by the coding sequence ATGAGTGAAGAAAAAGAAGGTTTAAAAAGATCGTTAAAAGCCAGACACTTAAATATGATCGCTATAGGCGGTGCAATTGGTACTGGTTTATTTGTAGCTTCTGGAGCATCAATTAGTACAGCAGGTCCAGGAGGCGCACTTGTAGCTTACGCATTAATTGGCGTTATGGTTTATTTCCTTATGACAAGCTTGGGAGAAATGGCTACTTTAATGCCTGTTTCCGGCTCTTTCGAAACATACGCAACTAGATTCGTTGACCCGGCTCTAGGATTTGCTCTTGGTTGGAATTATTGGTATAACTGGGCTATTACTGTTGCATGTGAACTTGTTGCAGGAGCTCTTGTAATGAAATTCTGGTTCCCAGATGTTCCTGGTGTAATCTGGAGTGCATTATTCTTGGTATTATTATTTGCTCTTAACTTTACTTCTGCTAAAATGTACGGTGAAGCTGAATTCTGGTTTGCTGGCATAAAAGTAGTTACAATTTTTATTTTCCTTGCAGTAGGTGTTCTGATGATCTTTGGTATCATGGGAGGACATAATACTGGATTCCAGAACTGGACAATCGAAGATGCACCTTTCAGTGGTGGATTTGCAACAATTTTCTCAATTGCAATGGTAGCAGGGTTCTCATTCCAGGGAACAGAACTTGTAGGTATTGCAGCTGGAGAATCTGAAAATCCAGAAAAGAATGTTCCAAAAGCTATCAATACTGTATTCTGGAGAATACTTATCTTCTATATTGGTGCATTAACAATAATTGGATTTGTTCTTCCTTACACAGATCCAAACCTGCTTAAGGCTGGAACTGACAACATCGCAATGAGTCCATTCACTCTTATCTTTGAAAGAGCTGGACTTGGAATTGCTGCTGCAGTTATGAATGCAGTAATTCTGACATCTGTACTTTCATGTGGTAACTCAGGACTTTATGCATCTTCAAGAATGTTATATGCTATGGCACAGGAAGGAAAAGCTCCTGCATTCTTGAAAAAGGTTAGTAAGTCAGGCGTTCCAGTTAACTGCCTATACTTTACTACTGCAATATCCTTAATTGCATTTTTAGGTTATTTGGTTGGAGAAAATACAGTTTATCTATGGCTTGTAAATGCTTCCGGTATGGCTGGATTTATTGCTTGGTTAGGAATTGCAATCAGCCATTACAGATTTAGAAAAGCATATCTGCTACAGGGTGGAGACTTAAAAGACTTAAAGTATAGATCAAAGTTGTTCCCATTAGGACCAATTATTGCTCTTGTTCTTTGTACAATTGTTATTGTTGGACAGGATTATCAGGATATAATTAAAGGAAACTTCCTTGGAGCTCTTCCAATTTATATCGGTCTAATTGTTTTCCTTGTATTCTATGTTGGTTATAAAGTTGTAAAGAAAACAAAGGTTGTTGATCTTGCTCATGCAGATTTTTCTGTTGACTACCACCACGAAGAAAAATAA
- a CDS encoding alanine/glycine:cation symporter family protein, whose product MNLVDITNVINSYLWSVAMIGLCLGVGIFFSIRLGFFQIRLIKDMVKHLLGGESSDNGISSFQGFSMALGGRIGVGNIAGVATAICFGGPGAVFWMWVYAFLGAGAAFAESVLAQTWKQEIDGEYRGGPAYYIEKGTGIKALAILFAIAGVIANAFTGPTIQAFNIAEATKNAFGVPALASGIVVAAIFAIIIFGGVKRIGSFAEKVVPVMAGVYILLMFIILAVNIKNVPSMFALIFKSAFNMEAVFGAIWGQTIMWGVKRAVYSSEAGMGSGAQASAAAEVSHPAKQGLAQSFSVYCDTLFVCTATALMVLSTGMYNVAGPKEGTFIIQNLPGVDAGTGYTQAAIDTLIPGLGPAFIAVAIFFFAFTTILSFGFYADCNIAFLFRKNKHLKQIQVAIKLLLTAMIVFGSVKSSAVAWNLADVGVGFMAWVNLIALILLYKPVIKILKDYEYQKKLGIDPVFEPEKLGIKNAELWSDIVKRRYAALLEQKKKIMGEKDQNVAS is encoded by the coding sequence ATGAACTTAGTAGATATAACTAATGTCATTAATAGCTACTTATGGAGTGTGGCAATGATTGGTCTTTGTCTGGGAGTGGGGATTTTTTTCTCAATCAGACTGGGTTTTTTTCAGATAAGACTTATAAAGGATATGGTGAAACACCTTTTGGGTGGAGAAAGCTCGGATAATGGAATTTCCTCTTTTCAGGGATTTTCCATGGCTCTTGGGGGAAGAATCGGCGTAGGAAACATTGCTGGCGTTGCTACTGCCATATGTTTTGGGGGCCCCGGAGCGGTATTCTGGATGTGGGTGTATGCGTTCTTAGGTGCGGGAGCCGCTTTTGCGGAATCTGTATTGGCACAGACATGGAAACAGGAGATTGACGGAGAGTACAGAGGTGGTCCGGCATATTACATAGAAAAGGGGACCGGTATAAAAGCACTGGCTATACTTTTCGCCATTGCGGGTGTTATTGCAAATGCATTTACAGGCCCGACTATTCAGGCTTTTAATATTGCTGAGGCTACAAAAAATGCATTTGGCGTTCCTGCTCTTGCTTCAGGGATTGTGGTAGCGGCTATTTTTGCCATCATCATATTTGGCGGAGTAAAGAGAATCGGATCTTTTGCAGAAAAAGTAGTTCCTGTTATGGCAGGAGTTTATATCCTTCTTATGTTCATTATTTTAGCTGTTAATATTAAAAATGTTCCAAGTATGTTTGCATTAATTTTTAAATCTGCTTTCAATATGGAAGCGGTGTTCGGGGCTATTTGGGGCCAGACCATTATGTGGGGGGTAAAACGTGCGGTATACTCCAGTGAAGCTGGCATGGGCTCCGGTGCTCAGGCTTCTGCTGCAGCTGAGGTTTCCCATCCTGCAAAGCAAGGCCTGGCACAGTCATTTTCTGTTTACTGTGATACGCTGTTTGTATGTACAGCAACAGCCCTTATGGTTTTATCCACAGGAATGTACAATGTAGCAGGTCCAAAAGAAGGAACGTTTATTATCCAGAATTTACCTGGTGTAGATGCTGGTACCGGTTATACACAGGCAGCTATTGATACTTTGATTCCAGGGCTTGGGCCAGCATTTATAGCAGTTGCAATTTTCTTCTTTGCATTTACTACTATTTTATCCTTTGGATTTTATGCAGACTGTAATATTGCATTCTTATTTAGAAAGAATAAGCATCTGAAACAAATACAGGTGGCTATTAAACTGTTGCTGACTGCAATGATTGTATTCGGAAGTGTTAAATCTTCAGCAGTTGCATGGAACTTAGCTGATGTAGGCGTAGGCTTCATGGCATGGGTAAACTTAATTGCATTAATTCTTCTGTATAAGCCTGTTATAAAGATTCTAAAGGATTATGAATACCAGAAAAAGTTAGGTATAGACCCGGTATTTGAACCCGAAAAATTGGGAATTAAGAATGCAGAGTTATGGAGTGATATTGTAAAACGAAGATATGCTGCTTTATTAGAGCAAAAGAAAAAAATCATGGGAGAAAAAGACCAGAATGTTGCAAGCTGA
- a CDS encoding bacteriohemerythrin, translating to MSNIVLKSWNSSYSVGVSQLDFDHQKLLEMINQLHKAMSIGQSKVMIAQLISNLKNYTLTHFKNEESYLAQINHPTLNDQKKQHAAFTDKINEFESELEKGNITLAMQVMHFLNDWLLQHIMERDMQYAKN from the coding sequence ATGTCAAATATAGTTCTCAAATCTTGGAATAGCTCCTACAGTGTTGGAGTATCCCAACTAGATTTTGACCATCAAAAACTTCTAGAAATGATTAACCAGCTTCACAAAGCAATGTCTATTGGACAGAGCAAAGTCATGATAGCACAGCTTATATCTAATTTAAAAAACTATACCCTAACTCATTTTAAGAATGAGGAAAGCTATCTGGCACAAATTAATCACCCTACTTTAAATGATCAAAAAAAACAACATGCAGCTTTTACTGATAAAATTAATGAATTTGAATCCGAATTAGAAAAAGGAAATATAACTCTTGCGATGCAGGTTATGCATTTTTTAAACGATTGGCTATTACAACACATCATGGAAAGAGATATGCAATATGCAAAGAATTAA
- a CDS encoding lysine exporter LysO family protein, with protein sequence MTKLIITFLTLGVVSGYFFIPDFIITHVSGNLLIVGLCVMLFFVGMDLGRTGTVVENFKKVGIRILVFPLASIIGCLTFAAVGSLFLPMTAKETMAVASGFGWYTLAPVMLADCSAELSAISFLHNVMREMVGIMIIPIVAKYIGYIESCSVPGAAAADVCLPIIEKSTDSDTTVYAFVMGVVLSTTVPVLVGAFISMGL encoded by the coding sequence ATGACTAAGCTGATTATAACATTTTTGACACTTGGAGTGGTATCGGGATATTTCTTTATTCCAGATTTCATCATAACACATGTTTCAGGCAATCTTTTAATTGTGGGGCTTTGTGTTATGCTGTTTTTTGTGGGTATGGATTTGGGAAGAACGGGAACTGTAGTAGAGAATTTTAAAAAAGTTGGCATAAGAATTCTGGTATTCCCCCTTGCTTCTATTATTGGCTGCCTTACTTTTGCTGCCGTAGGATCTTTATTTTTGCCCATGACTGCAAAAGAAACCATGGCAGTTGCCTCTGGATTTGGGTGGTATACTCTGGCACCAGTAATGCTGGCTGACTGCTCTGCAGAATTAAGTGCCATATCTTTTTTACATAATGTTATGAGAGAAATGGTTGGAATTATGATTATTCCCATTGTTGCAAAATATATAGGCTATATTGAATCATGCAGTGTGCCCGGAGCCGCTGCTGCGGATGTGTGTCTGCCCATTATAGAAAAATCCACAGATAGTGATACAACAGTGTATGCTTTTGTAATGGGTGTTGTACTTAGTACGACTGTTCCAGTTTTGGTGGGTGCTTTCATATCTATGGGCTTATAA
- a CDS encoding response regulator translates to MKYYIIDDSLSVVKVLNRIVEEHEIGEVVGISTDPEEAASEIILEEPDIVLVDYLMPQKDGISLVRQVREVKPKINFIMISQVSDKEMVAAAYKEGVQFFIHKPINLIEVISVLKNVNDKVQLENTLGVYVK, encoded by the coding sequence ATGAAATATTATATTATTGATGATTCTTTAAGTGTAGTTAAAGTATTGAATCGAATTGTTGAAGAACATGAAATCGGAGAAGTGGTGGGTATTTCTACAGATCCGGAAGAAGCAGCAAGCGAAATAATATTAGAAGAGCCGGATATTGTCCTGGTTGATTATCTTATGCCGCAGAAAGATGGTATTTCTTTGGTGCGTCAGGTCAGGGAAGTTAAACCTAAGATTAATTTTATAATGATTTCTCAGGTTTCGGATAAAGAAATGGTTGCAGCAGCATATAAGGAAGGTGTTCAGTTTTTTATCCATAAACCCATCAATCTTATAGAAGTGATTAGCGTACTTAAAAATGTCAATGATAAAGTCCAGTTAGAAAATACCCTGGGGGTATACGTGAAATGA